Within Phycodurus eques isolate BA_2022a chromosome 7, UOR_Pequ_1.1, whole genome shotgun sequence, the genomic segment TACATCAAAGCTACTGAAAACACTAAACTCAGTGATTAAAAAGTTTTGATTGTAACAATGCAGTTTGACACATTCGGACATTTTCCATTAACCTCTGAAGGGCGCCGCTCAAACGTGCGTAGCGTTCAAGTCCTCGGGCGCGTGGCCCAAATGCAGCACGTTAGTACTTGTTGTGCCACTCGCACTGGCCGACGCTCACCTCCTCAATGTCCAGGTTTTTCCTGGATTTGTAGATAAACTCTCCGATGGCGACGAAAACGGAGAGAACCAGTCCGGCCGCCAGCACGATGAAGATGCCGCCGATGTTCTCCACGCCCAGAGCGCTGGCCTCTTTGCTGTCCTCCTCGGGGCAGCCGTTACCCCGCCACCACTTCTCCTTCATCATGTGCAGCTTGCCTTCCTCCTGAAGCTGCAAGATGGCGATGGTCACCTTGTCTCTGTAAGGGGAGCCTATAGAATAAATCACAAGAAGAAGGGGGTGCTCATGTTTGgaatttgttttgggggggaggggaaagGGTGGGGGAGTCACCCAACTTCCCTGTCTAGCTGAAAACTCACATTTTTAAGTGTCGCCCCATCTAGTATACATGATTCTAATTTAGTAGCAATCGGAGAAAATCTTGAGGACACAATCGTCTTTAAAGGACTcctggaaatgtaaaaaaatggctgccttaaaccaaaatggcagactttttCATGTCGTTTCTATAGGGATGGGTGAGTACCGATACAGGTATGGGTATCGGTCCGATACCCATACTTGTGAAGGCTGCcaataccagccaccgatacttagAGCAAACAAATCTTACATCAATAAGTCCTCCTTGCCAGTTGTTGATAAGTTTGCCCTTGAAGGAAATGGCCGAAACAACCCAAAAATGactgctttaaaccaaaatggcagacttcctgtgtcttttcaataGGGATGGGTGAGTACCGATACAAGTATTGGTATCGGGCCGATACATCATTGTTTCAAGGTAACGGCACTcatgaaggctgccgataccagccgcCGATACTTTACCGTAAATCTGACATCGATAattcctcctcgccagtagttgacGAGTTTGCCCCTGAAGGATCCCTGGAAATGGCCTTAGCAACCAGAAGATGGttgctttgaaccaaaatggcagactcctTGTGCCTGGATTGTGGGTGTACTCGGGGTAGGCATGCCCACCAAATTCCATTTTGCTGAGTGGAACTGTCTTTGGtggctgaatttaaaaaaatattccacgGGACATTACTGAGCCCAGTTCTTAGCAAAATTTGGAGTTGGTGGGTATTTTAAAGCCCTCAAAATAGCAAAGAATAACAAGCACTACGTTGTGTACCTATTGGGGTTCCCACGCCGTAGCCCTTGGAATCGATCAGACCCCCAATCTGCGTGAGGTTGCAGTTGCGCTGGCTGATGTACTCGATGCTGGTCGACTCCATCAGGAGAGCGTAGTCGGTGGTGAGGACCCTCTGGATGCCTTCGCGGTTGTTCTTCACCAAGGCTGTGTTTTTCCGGCTGCTCATGAAGGCCCACATCTTCTCGTAGGTCGAAATCTTGGATTTCTGTCGGGATGCAAGCGGGACATTTAAGGACCCGCTCAAAATCATGGACAGTCAAAGACATCGTTTCtgggtacatacagtaatgccgATTATGTAtccagaaaacttttttttttttttttgggccactaTTGTTGGACTTTATAGAATTTATGAATACAGTAAACCCATGATATTCATGGGGAATACAAACTGAGTCCTGCCCTgaatacaccccccccccccccccaattatttgtttttaaattgcctATAAAGTGAAACCCTCCTTATTCACAGCTTGGCATTCACAAATGTTGTGCTCAGCCAGTATttctttggcgccatctggtggtatCTTgatgctgaagtgagttgatgagcttcatttagacaaaagtagtcatttgttaccatcttgtggcatctcagAACAATGAAAGAATGAATAGTGAACCGGGAATAGGCGGTGGTTCACTGTAACGCTTACCTTGAAAAATGTCATGGTAGAGCCGTCTCTCACCGCGCCGTACTCTATTTTAGTTTGCTTGGCCAAGTCGTCGGCAGAGTCAATGGGCGAGTCCATTCTCTCCACCGTGAGAAAGGCAGCCAAGTTGGCAGTGTAGGAGGATATAATGATCAACGTGAAGAACCACCAGATTCCACCGACTATCCTCGTGGACAGGGCCTTGGGCATCAGCTCAGAACCTGAAAGACGAAGATGGCATCACGTAACAAAAAACAGCGACGACGCACgtgggaatcattcactcaaGAAGAAGCGTACCTTGCTGCATGAGTGCTCCTACTCCGAACCACACACTGTTTATGAGAGTGAAATTGTTTTCGACCACATCCGAGTCTGGGTTGCAGGGGTGGGGATTGTACCACTCGTAGGGGGTGAACCTGGAGAGgcaaaaagtcacaatttttaaaaaaagaacttctGACTGACTGAAAGCTTAGTTTCTATGCCTTTTTTGAATCTTATAGAACCTTGCTCCTTTTGTTGAAATCCACCCCAAGGGTGTACTGAAACTGTAGCCCATTCAAACCGTGCTTGAGACCACTTTACATCTGTTTGGCTAGTGCGAGTGCTCTGATGCATACTCAAAATCAGTACACTTCCCATTCAACTTCCACGACTCAAAATAATgctcaaaaagtaaaaataaataaatctccgCTGTAAGCTTGGTCACAACCCATGCGTGTTATACGAGGTATGTAAAAGAAGTTCCAGGAATGGTATTGCAAACGACATATGCTATTCCAAACCCCTTCAATTTGGGCCAGAAGATCAACAAGCACATATACAAAGAGAAAGTTCTGACACGACAATTTGGGgttgcttcaccatgacaacacacCTGATGTCAACGCCATGAACATCCGATAGTTTCTCACTGAGAAGAATATCGCCAATCAACGATGCTGATGCAACCTTCCAACTCACCAGACCTGGCTCCGAGTAACTTTTTGTCCTCTTTCCCAAACTCAAGGGGTTCATCAAGAGAACCTGTTTTGAAGGCGTCGAcaacatcaagatggccgtgacAACGGAGCTGCTAAAGATCTCGAAATAATtcttccaggagtgcatgaaggcgTACCAGAGAAGGCTGGAAAGCGTGTTAGACTCCGGTGGGGttactttgaaggggaaaacttgtcatttggatttgaaatgtgtcttttgtgacaccagtccactaacttttctgacacagcTTGTATAGCAATGCAGTGGCTCCATAGTTTCCTAAAAACATTCACTGCACACCAGTTACTCATGAGAACCGTACAGAACCACTGCCTTAAGGAGTCAAATGAAACAGCATTACCTGGCAATAACGAAGAGCACACAGCTCACGCCGAGGCAGGCCAGCAGCACGTACATCCAAATATCAGGAGACAGCGGGTTGAGGAAGGAGAACACGCCCGGATTGGTGCCGTTGGGTTTGTGGTAGAGGATGCTGATGCCCAGCGTCATGAACGGCTTGGAGAAGTCGATCACCTTCTCCCTCACGTAGGTGATAGTGAGGGGAGCCACAGCCAGGTCGGCCACCTGGCGACCGCCGCAAAAGCGTCAGAATCCCTCAGACAAGACCGTATCAGTTTCACTTGCAGTGGAGGCAAAAGTACTCATATTCTTTACTTAAGTACATGCACagatacttttattgtcaattactGTGAATATTCAATGTCGACACAGCCCTCTTCAATTGCCAGGTTTTTATGAGActaaaactttttacaccatttaAAACTCGTGaaatggaagtcagcacacGCATactaccatttaaagtgcctcttatTAATCCccaataaagttcagatgttctattaggcttttcctgacattttttctttCTAGCAGAAGAATAGAGGTTTTGTACTAACACGGACTACGAATTGGAACTGTTACATGTCACAAGTTGTTAAGACCTAGTGAGCATTGGCTCCtcttttatgctatcaaaacaatgtgtCCCCATAGCTTTGCTGACATTGTGAACCGATTTACCAAAGAAACTAAATTAGCTAATGGTAAAAACCGAGACAATATACCTTTCTTGTTTTTTCAGATGCGAtggaaaatatttgaattgcagaatattgttgttgtttttttaggccTGCCCAACAAAACCAACACATTTGCCACAATTCACcacaaaatcaaacaattctcttaaatgaGGTAACACATTCACtaccattgacggctttagaagtcaaatatccatgttaactgggagcgCTGGCACTGAAGGGGAATACTGTATCTTGATACTCTTTATCTTTTGCTGCCATCATTAATGCGTCCTGGTTCACATTCCTCCATGCCACCGCTGTTCCTGTTTTTTCAGCTAAactctcaatcaatcaagatctcaattCTCTCTATTTACATCTATTTTACGTCGATTCGTCATCCGTGCAGGTTTAAAACAGTAATGAGcctatttttacaaaataacgagtaaaagtacagacatctgttttcaaatgggcGTCAAAGTAAAAAGCTGTCTGAAAAATAGAGTAAAGTACCGATACCggtacaccccaaaaaaaacgaagtaatattttgttacttcccacTACTGTTTGCTTCCAAGTACTTACGTGGTCGATAAGCTCGCGCACCATGCCGTTCCACTCCCCTCTGTCGTTCTGAGCCCCGTATTTACCATCGGACACCAGCTTGACCTCGTAGGAGAAGCCCAGGATGTTGGAGAGCTCCTTGAGGAGGTCCAGGCAGTATCCCTCGAAGCGGTCGTTTCCGTACAGCGGCTTGTCAGACTTCTTGTACATCACGTAGGGATTTTCCTGAACACCCCAATACGTTCAGTTCAGAAGGCATTACAATTCCTAGTAGGAATACTGATGTCAATAGAGTGAACTTCCCCATATTCGGGTTCACTATTCAAAAAGTAACTATTCTTGTTTTTCTCTGCAGAATCttcaactatttatttatttatttttttttttgggggggagatgccgccaaagccctTGTCCCCGGCTAATAGGGAAGTTGTAattattgtcaaaaaaatatgttaGTGATGCATCTCGACTGTTAAgagctttgtatgttggggaagGAGCTATGGTTAACCTGGGTTGTTCGGGGAAGTTATAGCCTTCACTGCATGTGCACGTTGTTGAAACGGAATAATCTCTTTATAGTTTAAGGTAAAATGAatatgaaattatattaaactattaatacaTTAATGCATTTATAAAGATTTTTAGGTAGAAGGCGTCAATTACtcgcatttcttttttttttttttgttcgtggCAGGGCGAGTTCTCGATATTTACTGTACCAGAATAGTGGTAACAATGAGCGTCCTGTTGGCCATGGAGTCTGTGACATTTGTGCTCAAATCCTTGTTGCTCTCCGTCAAATTAAGGCCAGTTTGTGAGTTCCATACGCCAATCTGTAAAAGACAGAATGTAAAGATGACAATCTTACCGGCTACGTAGTTTGGCTTCAACCAACGTACACGACCCACACAAAAGGGAAAATCGTCAAATCACAACAGATAAGAGACCAGTCATGGACACGTTAAGCGgggaaaggaggaaaaaaacggGAGATTCAGACGACAAGCATTGATTAGTAAACATCGTTACTATTGCTTTAGTCTGCTTTGCGGGCAGCTAAAGTGGCTACAGACCTTTTTCCACACTTTATTCAGGCGATTGTTGCCTGCGATTATCTTGCAGGGAACAATAGAGAGAGAGCACTTTTAAAATGGATGGCATTGGACGTTTAAAGGCAACAAAATTATGCGGGACATTACTTGAGTCgaaatgttaaaattaaaaatgaaaaaatcagCAGTATTGTCAGTCATTATAAAAGTttatttaaaggagacatattacggaaaatgtactttttagttGTTCGTACACAAATCGTTGTGTTTCTGGAATgaagtgtgaaaataaacaacaagtCTTTCGTTGTCTGCCTATTTCCAAAAAATGAGTCTGTGAGCAAGGCGTTGGGGATTTGAAAGTGGAAATCGTATAgcgtatgaagtgctgcctccacaagtgaaaatgcttttagaACTTTTATGGATAATCATTTCAATCAACTATTATGgataatcacacacacacacgcacacacacgcattcggGGCTAAAAGCAGCTTGCCTTCGCCCCTGGTCGCCATGGGCCATACTCCGTTTTGGTTCCGCCCCATCAAAACAGGCTTCGGGAGGTTCAAATCATGGCATggacaacataaataaaaacagaatacaatgatttgcaaatcatgttcaacctatatttaattgaatacactgcaaagacaagatatttaatgttcaaattgacaaacgttattgtttttagcaaataatcgtgaacttagaattttatggctgcaacacgttccaaaaaagctgggacaggtggcaaaaaagactgagaaagttgaggaatgctcatcaaacacatgtttggaacatcccaaaggtgaaaaggctcattgggaacaggtgggtgccatgattgagtagaaaaggagcttccctgaattgctcagtcattcacaagcaaagatggggcgaggtccacctctttgtgaacaagtgcgtgagaaaatagtcgaacagtttaaggaaaatgttcctcaatggacgtgttatggacgcaaagttcaaaagccagcatctgtgatggtatggggctgcgttagtgccaatggcatgggtaacttacacatctgtgaaggcaccattaatgctgaaaggtacatacaggttttggagaaacatatgctgccatccaagcaacgtcattttcatggacgcccctgtttatttcagcaagacaatgccaaaccacattctgcacgtgttacaagtGTGGCTTCCtcgtaaaagagtgtgggtactagactggcctgcctgcagtccagacctgtctcccatttgaaaatgtgtggtgcattatgaagtgtaaaataggACAACacagaccccagactgttgaacagctaaagctgtacatcaagcaagaatggggaaagaattccacctacaaagcttcaacaattagtgtcctcagttcccaaatgtttattgaatgttgttaaaagaaaaggtgatataacacagtggtaaacatgaccctatcccagctttttttggaacgtgttgtagccataaaagtctaagttaatgatttaaaaaaagtttatcagtttgaacattaaataccttctctttgtggtgtattcaattaaatataggttgaacatgatttgcaaatcattgttttctgtttttatttatgtttaactcaacgtcccaacttcattggaattggggtgtcCTTATTCTCGTGGctatttttgtcttgtcacaaacacaataatttatttatttttattttttttaaagaaaaaaacacgtcTCCATTTAGGGTACAGGGCTGCTCCTGATGTTGCCCTAGAGGTCAATTATTTATTCCAGACTACATTTgtactacaaaatgaaaatgacagctattttgtttgtttgtttttttgttcttaagAATCAATTAAGAGGAAGAGAAAAGCGGGTCAGACGGATCACCTTCTCCAAGCAGTCTTCCTTGAGGCTGATCACGTCCAAATCAAAATCTTTGCGCAGGCCGTCTGTCTTGTTTATGACGATTTGTCCCGTTAAGCCGTTCCACTGCACCTGTGGGAAGATGTGGCACAAGCACTGAATCtcaattatatttgttttaaattgtcagATACCAAAAATGCTACATCCAGTTTACTGTAGAAGCCGGAGTAAACAAGTATTAGGAGAGAATGAATAATTGATGAGGATTCGGGCCAGTCCCGGAGACAATGGTTAGTTCCATCGTAATGAGCATGTCTGTACTGGCTGGacatttaaagtgtgtgtgtgtgtgtgtgtgtgtgtgtgtgcacgcgcacgcgtacgtgtgtgtggtgtgtctAGCGGACGATGATGTAAATGGAGCAGGCAGGCAGGGAACGGCGGGCGGGCAGCTCGGCTCACGAACGCACTCGTCGGTAATGAAGTGAGCTCAGTTTGAGTAACAGTCAGGTTAAATCTGAGCAGTGCACTTGCAGATAAAGCTTTTATCCAAAAGATGCACAAATCATCCATTTTACCCGTCGAGGCCGCACATGCAGTACAGCCATTCCCCTATTGCACATGAATATGGCGGCATTTGTTAGTTTGCGCAAATACGCAACGTGccattgtctttattttatggTTAGTTTTCAAGTCAACTCCGGCTGGTACTggcaatgtacagcttcaaacAAGTTTTTGGAAGAATATTTCCTAATAATATCAGCCAAAGTGCTGTTTGCTGTCAAGTGAGTGGATCCTCATGCCGCCATACAGCACTCGTTTCTCAAGTTTgagctcacaagtcaaagcaaaaaaaatcagctcatcgacggctcgtatctcgaaaaacccgggaagtcgggtcactcgtatctcgacGCACCACTGTACTCCCTTGACACCAATTGCTGCTTTTGCTTTAGCCAGGGTTTTGGCTCCTTTTTATGGCATCTTCtgcctggatcagacgacaagacaaatttggtctttcctgGCACGACATTCTGTTgcgataccaccgtatcccgtcttttacgatcacgggactgtatcttgtcaaatcaaacactgtcggaaaGGCTGAACCAGAAAACGGGTCAATATCGGCACGACAATCTTgcagtctgatctaggcattagaGCAGTATGCAAAGAGCATtataaaacacaaatgtattcgggttttttttttttttttttttcagcgaaTAGCTGAGAATACTTTGTACAGATAAAGACGCGTAGGTAAATTCACGAATAGCGACTTGGCGTGTTTTCACTGTAAATCTTTAGCAAATACGAGTTATAGATTTTCAACAGGGAGCTGCAGCGCTGAAGTTTGCCGCTAGAATTTCTTATTATtgagacatactgtatgatgtATCATGAGCAATGGGAGCTGGGACTGAATTTTACCAGTGCTGTTTTTAATGTGAAAATCAGCATGtgctgtccaaaaaaaaaaaaaaaaaaaagagagaacctGCCATCCTTTGTgcttgtcgagataatccagcCATTTCGGTGTCTTCTCCACAGAGATAAAACAGTTGGAAAATGTTCCAGCGTGAAACTAATCACGTTGTTTGAAAGCAGAGGTTCCTGCGGGCCTTGTCAATTTGTCTTCCGAGCAGTGGAAGCCTAAATGAATTGCGTTTTGCgaacttgtgtgtgtttgttttcccctTTTTCCCTGTTTGTGTATTTACGGGAGGTTGTCGCACGGTTGTAAGGCTTCTCTTCATCCAGCCTTTCGCCTGCGCACATCTGTGACGCCGACTTGACGGCTAAATCCAGATGAAACGCTGCCATCAAGTCGCCCTTTTTAAATCCTCTCCAATCAAACGTGTTGATCATGCGCTGGTGGAGTCATTAGTGTGCCGGCCGGCGCATGACATCCAGGATGAGCGTGGCATGTAGACACGCTAATGAAATCAGGCAACTACTGTAATCCAAACATGGTCGAAGTAACGTATTTTGCCGTCTTTCAATCAAAGATGCTGATGCAAAAGacatgtttgtgcatgtgtatcACATCTCTTTACCGCTCCTGCCAACACggttatgtttttgtgtgacaaaatattttaaacactaTGCAAAAGAGGGCcacgttatttttatttgtcttaacCTTAAAATGGAGAATTGGTTCTGTAATTTTCATGCATTTAACCAAAACCAGAGCAGATATTCCAATCAACattaatttcaattttaaaaaatggctttGTTAGAGAAGATTATATGGTATTGTATTGCTTTATGAacttttcatgaaataaataaaaacaaaaaacaaaacaaaaatccttcTTCAATACTACATTTCCAGCAAGTGTTGGATTAGTATGAAACGCTATATCACAATTTAATCCACATAAATACCTGCTCAGGCAACAAAAAGAAGTTGCTATAAATCTCTCCTTGTGTAACAGTGTTGAGAATACGCCCTCTCTCAACTCTCCCTtccattttcttattttctaaTCCAAGAGCGATCTAATTAGAAAGTGAAACATCATAACAATGTACCTTAGAGCTGATAAAGctgcttcattaaaaaaaaaaaaaaaacaaaacaggttaCCGCACTGTCAGAGTAAATACAGTCCACTCGACAACTACATGTAATGAGATCCCATACAAACGCTGCTGCATAATCGCTTCTGCCTTTGCGCTGCAAACACAATAAGACGTGTTCATCAAAAGTCATCTTTGTAATCTGCGTCACGTCAAGGCAGAATGTTTGATACAGCACGAGTGTATGattaaatattagaaacaagtCAACGGTGGTTTTGTGTCTCCTCCCTCTATGCTTTTGTAAAGAATAGATATGGGATGTGATAGGCAAAGCATGGCTCGGGGGCCACATGAGGCCCACTCTGTTCTTTAACCCGGCCCATTAAGCATTTGAATGATCAATTTAGCTGTTTTCTTCCCTAAAAttggttcattaaaatgtatgaatttgatttgtattgttttaaaaatcttattaaatcattggttaattgattcattgcaaatgaaaaaaatgtaaaatcaaccATCTATTATGGACAttaaacatgtattttaaataaaataataatagtcaaataaacaatgtattaaacatttaacattcctttgtttcataaaatacattcatttgttaattgatttgttataaataaaaatttaaaaaactattttagatgtaacctatatttatttatttcgctAAATAGTTAATTGGTTTTGTAAATAAAGATAatgagtgaaataaaaaaatattttgtaaatacttggttaattaattattaaattacaatttaaaaatgagaattaaccttttttaattattaaataatggattaaataaataaattgcaacTCATACAACCTCAAAATTGGAATAAACAGTAAACTAAACAATATCACATAtgttacatacatacacatttcaGCTCTTTGTTTATAATCTGGCCCATAtgtccaccaaaaaaaaaatatatatatttttttaaaataataaaatgtgtttcttgagcacaaaagtttttCCATTCCTGATACCCTGAATGCGCGGCCGGATGCTGGG encodes:
- the LOC133405523 gene encoding glutamate receptor ionotropic, kainate 1 isoform X2, yielding MAKRRGLLLSLLYLIADLWLSWQQVLRIGGIFETLETEPISVEELAFKFAVTNINRNRTLMPNTTLTYDIQRINLFDSFEASRRACDQLALGVGAVFGPSHSSSVSAVQSICNALEVPHIQTRWKHPSVDNRDSFYINLYPEYASISRAVLDIVQYYKWKTVTVVYEDATGLIRLQELIKAPSRYSIKIKIRQLPVGSKDARPLLKEMKKGKEFYVIFDCSYQMSADVLKQILSMGMMTEYYHFFFTTLDLFALDLEPYRYSGVNMTGFRLLNIDNPKVASVVERWATERLQAPSKAETGMMEGMMTTEASLMYDAVYMVAAASQRAAQITVSSLQCHRHKPWRFGARFMNMLKDVQWNGLTGQIVINKTDGLRKDFDLDVISLKEDCLEKIGVWNSQTGLNLTESNKDLSTNVTDSMANRTLIVTTILENPYVMYKKSDKPLYGNDRFEGYCLDLLKELSNILGFSYEVKLVSDGKYGAQNDRGEWNGMVRELIDHVADLAVAPLTITYVREKVIDFSKPFMTLGISILYHKPNGTNPGVFSFLNPLSPDIWMYVLLACLGVSCVLFVIARFTPYEWYNPHPCNPDSDVVENNFTLINSVWFGVGALMQQGSELMPKALSTRIVGGIWWFFTLIIISSYTANLAAFLTVERMDSPIDSADDLAKQTKIEYGAVRDGSTMTFFKKSKISTYEKMWAFMSSRKNTALVKNNREGIQRVLTTDYALLMESTSIEYISQRNCNLTQIGGLIDSKGYGVGTPIGSPYRDKVTIAILQLQEEGKLHMMKEKWWRGNGCPEEDSKEASALGVENIGGIFIVLAAGLVLSVFVAIGEFIYKSRKNLDIEEVSVGQCEWHNKY
- the LOC133405523 gene encoding glutamate receptor ionotropic, kainate 1 isoform X1, whose protein sequence is MAKRRGLLLSLLYLIADLWLSWQQVLRIGGIFETLETEPISVEELAFKFAVTNINRNRTLMPNTTLTYDIQRINLFDSFEASRRACDQLALGVGAVFGPSHSSSVSAVQSICNALEVPHIQTRWKHPSVDNRDSFYINLYPEYASISRAVLDIVQYYKWKTVTVVYEDATGLIRLQELIKAPSRYSIKIKIRQLPVGSKDARPLLKEMKKGKEFYVIFDCSYQMSADVLKQILSMGMMTEYYHFFFTTLDLFALDLEPYRYSGVNMTGFRLLNIDNPKVASVVERWATERLQAPSKAETGMMEGMMTTEASLMYDAVYMVAAASQRAAQITVSSLQCHRHKPWRFGARFMNMLKDVQWNGLTGQIVINKTDGLRKDFDLDVISLKEDCLEKIIAGNNRLNKVWKKIGVWNSQTGLNLTESNKDLSTNVTDSMANRTLIVTTILENPYVMYKKSDKPLYGNDRFEGYCLDLLKELSNILGFSYEVKLVSDGKYGAQNDRGEWNGMVRELIDHVADLAVAPLTITYVREKVIDFSKPFMTLGISILYHKPNGTNPGVFSFLNPLSPDIWMYVLLACLGVSCVLFVIARFTPYEWYNPHPCNPDSDVVENNFTLINSVWFGVGALMQQGSELMPKALSTRIVGGIWWFFTLIIISSYTANLAAFLTVERMDSPIDSADDLAKQTKIEYGAVRDGSTMTFFKKSKISTYEKMWAFMSSRKNTALVKNNREGIQRVLTTDYALLMESTSIEYISQRNCNLTQIGGLIDSKGYGVGTPIGSPYRDKVTIAILQLQEEGKLHMMKEKWWRGNGCPEEDSKEASALGVENIGGIFIVLAAGLVLSVFVAIGEFIYKSRKNLDIEEVSVGQCEWHNKY
- the LOC133405523 gene encoding glutamate receptor ionotropic, kainate 1 isoform X3, whose protein sequence is MAKRRGLLLSLLYLIADLWLSWQQVLRIGGIFETLETEPISVEELAFKFAVTNINRNRTLMPNTTLTYDIQRINLFDSFEASRRACDQLALGVGAVFGPSHSSSVSAVQSICNALEVPHIQTRWKHPSVDNRDSFYINLYPEYASISRAVLDIVQYYKWKTVTVVYEDATGLIRLQELIKAPSRYSIKIKIRQLPVGSKDARPLLKEMKKGKEFYVIFDCSYQMSADVLKQILSMGMMTEYYHFFFTTLDLFALDLEPYRYSGVNMTGFRLLNIDNPKVASVVERWATERLQAPSKAETGMMEGMMTTEASLMYDAVYMVAAASQRAAQITVSSLQCHRHKPWRFGARFMNMLKDVQWNGLTGQIVINKTDGLRKDFDLDVISLKEDCLEKIIAGNNRLNKVWKKIGVWNSQTGLNLTESNKDLSTNVTDSMANRTLIVTTILENPYVMYKKSDKPLYGNDRFEGYCLDLLKELSNILGFSYEVKLVSDGKYGAQNDRGEWNGMVRELIDHVADLAVAPLTITYVREKVIDFSKPFMTLGISILYHKPNGTNPGVFSFLNPLSPDIWMYVLLACLGVSCVLFVIARFTPYEWYNPHPCNPDSDVVENNFTLINSVWFGVGALMQQGSELMPKALSTRIVGGIWWFFTLIIISSYTANLAAFLTVERMDSPIDSADDLAKQTKIEYGAVRDGSTMTFFKKSKISTYEKMWAFMSSRKNTALVKNNREGIQRVLTTDYALLMESTSIEYISQRNCNLTQIGGLIDSKGYGVGTPIETR